atcattatcattgtcattatcattatcattattgttattatcattattattatgattgttattatcattattattatcaatatcaatatcattatcattatcattatcattgtttttatcattgtttttatcattgttttatcattatcattattattattattattattattattattattattattattattattattattattattgctattattgttatcactttctcatcatttgtatatatacatatatgtgtgtgtgtgtgtgtgtatgtatatgtatatatataaatatatatataagtgtatatatatgaatatatatgtaagtgtatatatatgaatatatatatatatatatatatatatatatatatatatatgtgtgtgtatatatatgagtatatatatataaaagtgtatatatatgaacatatatatatatatatatatatatatatatatatttgtatatgtgtacatgtttatatatatatatgtatatgaatatgtataatatatatatatatttatatatgtgtacatgtttatatatatatgaatatatacttatatatatgtatatctccatatatacatatatatatatgtatatatattcgtagcgTCTTTTCCCTCGCATCTAGTCCCCTGGCTCTACCCCGCAGATGGTGTCTCAGTCCGACTGGATCCCCCAAAGTCTGAGTCAAGTCGACTGGCGACGATATGACGGTAGGTTAAAGGTCCTTATGTTGAAATGGCTGGGCGGAGAATATCTCTACTACTTGTATAGATTTCTCTGCATGGTCAACAGagtaacacaaatacatacgcatacctaaatgcacacgcacgaacacacccacgcacgcacacgcacgaacacaaacGCCGACACATATGATTGCAGTTATACAAGGTTGCATtaacgatacatacatatatagatttacagtTATAGTTTATACTTATGAAATAttgtaactccccccccccccctacccccattcatTGCAATCGAACTAGGCATTTCgatgtgaattattattattattattttattattattattatcattaatatcattatattattattaatattattatcattatattattattaatattattatccttattattttattattattattattattattattattattaacgaaaTGTGACAACTCCGCATGTTCTTTCTCCCGGCAACCTTCTCCCGTTCCCCAACCATAGCGCGGTTACCCGAACAGTCTAACTCAACTGCATTCCCACAGCTGGCTTTAGCTTCCTCGTTCTTCAGACTCTAATATCCTAATCTCCGCCTCCTTGTCCCCCGTGGCAGGTCAGGAGGTCAAGGTGGCTTTAGGTCGCGTGCTACTGGGTTTCAAGCTGAACGTGGGCGCGGATGTAGCTAACCCTCTCCGACCGCCGGCGCCAGACCGCGGTTATCCCACCGTCAGGGGAATCTTGGTGGTTAAGGTACGTTGTTGTGTCCTTTCCGTAGCCTCGAggaattctgtttttttattgtgtgttagagaggaggagggagagaagagacggggggcgagggagggaaggaatgagagagagaggaaggataggaataagagaaagaggaaggaaaggaataagagagagaggaaggaaaggaataagagagagagggaggaaaagaaaaacagagagagagggaaagagagagagagagggaaagagagagagggggaaaaagagagagagagcgaaagagagagagagagagagagagagagagagagagagagagagagagagagagagagagagagagagagagagagagaaagagagagagagggaggaagagggaaagagagagagagagggaaagagagagagtgagagggagagggggaaagagagagggagagggggaaagagagagggagagggggaaagagagagggagagggggaaagagagagagagagagagagagagagagaaagagagagagagagagagacagggaaagagagagagagacagggaaagagagagagagacagggaaagagagagagagacagggaaagagagagagagagacagggaaagagagagagagagccagggaaagagagagagacagacagggaaagagagagagagagacagggaaagagagagagagacagggaaagagagagagagagagacagggaaagagagagagagagagagacagggaaagagagagagagagagacagggaaagagagagagagagacagggaaagagagagagagagacagggagagagagagagagagagagagggagagagagagagagagagacagggaaagagagagagagagagacaaggaaagagagagagagagagacagggaaagagagagagagagagacagggaaagagagagagagagagacagggaaagagagagagagagagacagggaaagagagagagagagagacagggaaagagagagagagagagacagggaaagagagagagagagagacagggaaagagagagagagagagacagggaaagagagagagagagagacagggaaagagagagagagagagacagggaaagagagagagagagagacagggaaagagagagagagagagacagggaaagagagagagagagagacagggaaagagagagagagggagacagggaaagagagagagagagagagagagagagagagagagagagagagagagggaaagagagagagagagagataaagagaaagatagatataaagagaaagagagagagagagagagagagagagagagagagagagagagagagagagggggggggggtatagagaggggaagagaaagagagagatagagaaggggagagagagagagatattgaaagggggagaaagagagagggggagaaagagagaggtagagagagggggagaaagagagagagggggggtgggagagagatggggaaagagagagagagagggaaagagagagaaagagggaaagagagagaaagagagagaaagagggaaagagagagaaagagggaaagagagagagtgagagagagagtgagagagagagtgagagagagagagtgagagagagagagagagagagagagagagagagagagagagagagagagtgagagagagagagagagagagagagagataaagagagagataaagagagagataaagagagaaagagagaaagagagaaagagagaaagagagagagagagagagagagaaagagaaagagaaagataaaaagaaagagagagagagagagagagagagagagagagagagagagagagagagaaagagagagagagagagggagggagaggagagatagagagagagagagggggagagaaagagagagatagagaaggggagagacagagaaatattgagagggggagaaagagagaagtagagagagggggagaaagagagaggtagagagagggggagaaagagagaggtagagagagggggagaaagagagaggtagagagaaggggagaaagagagagaggggggggtgggagagagagggggaaagagagagaggggggaaagagagagcaagagggaaagagagagaaagagggaaagagagagagagagggaaagagagagaaagagagagaaagagggaaagagagagaaagaaggaaagagagagagagagagagagagagagagagagagagagagagagagagagagagagagagagagagtgagagagagagagagagagagagagagagagagagagagagagagtgagagagagagagagagagagagagagagagagagagaaagagaaagagagagagggggggagagaaataaagagatagagatggggagagaaagagagagatagagagggggagggaaagagagagatagagagggggagagaaagagatagagagggggagagaaagatagagatagagagggggagagaaagatagagatagagagggggggagaaagaaagatatagagagggggagagaaagagagagagagagaggggagagaaaaagagagatagagagagagagagagggggggggagagagatagaaagagggagaaaaaagagagagataaagaggggaagagaaagagtgagataaagagggggagaaagagagaggtagagagagggggagaaagagagagagggaaagagagagagagggggaaagagagagagagagcgaaagagagagagagggagaaagagagagaaagagggaaaagagagaaagagggaaagagagagaaagagggaaagagagagagagagagagagagagagagagagagagagagagcgagagagaatcttTCATCTTTATCAGTGTATTAGCAATTCTAGTAACAAAGTATTTTCCTGTGGTAATAGATACCACTACCTACTATACAAACACCACTACCGTCACTCCTACAATGGTTTCCTTTCTCAATGTTATTTTACCTTTATTAATAAGCGACTCTGCACTAGGCTAGCCCGTCAACATTCATTCCCAGAATTTCCGGCTCAGAAGCTTCAATATTGGTCGTTATACAGGGATTAGATATCTGCCCAAGACAAGGACTCTCCAGCGAGCGCAATAATATCGAATCCTGCCTGTCTCTTGTTGAAAGGGGTTTACAATATTGCTCTTTCTCCTGACACTCAATAAGCGCACTCCTGAAGTTAAAGCCCTTGGTGTCAGTAGTAGGAGTCAAGTTATGTTTCGGGATGTCAGACGGCAGGGTACTGACATCACCTTAGACGTAGTTAATAagcaataaaggaagaggaggagaataagaataagaataaggaggaggacaaggacaaggacaaggacaaggacaaggacaaggacaaggacaaggacaaggacaaggacaaggaggaggaggaggaggacaaggacaaggacaaggacaaggacaaggaggagaaggagaaggagaaggagaaggagaaggagaaggagaaggaggaggaggaggaggaggaggaggagaaggaggaggaggaggaggaggagaaggagaaggagaagtagaaggagaaggagaaggagaaggagaaggaggaggaggaggaggaggaggaggaggagggggggatgttaaataattaaatgattTATTTTCTGAGTTATTATACTTGTAAATGAAGGAGAGAATATGGTCATGTAAGTCGATCATTCATACTTGACAGCCCGTGCCTTGTAAAGAGACCAAATGattttataaatgtttaaatgGTTTATACGTGGAATTCGTGTCTGTTCGTATGCAAAACTCTGAATTCGTGCTTCCTCCCTCGATCATGCATGTGTATTTTATTCATTCTTACATCAACTGTTTACCTTTTTACTCGCCACTAACATTTTTGTTAGATGTTATCcatgttgtccttattatcatgcCGTGTATCCCTTATCCCATTCCAATATTGCTTGTTTGGCTTCTTGTCGTGCTTTCACTAGCTGTCTCCGCCTCCTCGGTCTTGCCCTACCGCTCGTCCGTGTGCTGGTATTATGGTGGACGGGGTGTTGGTGTGGGGTGCTGGTGAGGTGCAGGCTGCGGCAATCACCTGTGACATGGGGGGGCGCTGGGGCCCGTACGATGGGAGGCGGGGCTGTGGGAGAGGGGCAGCGGTCCTAGAGGGcggagagagcagcgagagaggccagagagagagaagagaggggaaagggagcgcggagcgagagagagacggggcgCGGAGCGGAGCGGGAGGCGCGCGAGCGGAGcgcgagcgagaggagggagcgagagagcgggcGCGCGCGCCGCGCGCTGCTGGCctctcgaactctctctctctctctctctctctctctctctcttctctctcctctctcctcttttctctcttctctctcttctctctctctctctctctctctcttctctctctctctctctctctctctctctctctctctctctctctctctcttctctcttcttctctctctcattctctctctctctctctctctctctctctctctctctctcgctctctctctctctcgttttctctctcactctctttctctctctctctcttttttttctctctcttttctctttctctctctctctctctctctctctctcttctctcttctctctctctctctctctctcttctctctctctctctctctctctctctctctcgccctctctttgtctctctctctccctctctttctctctctctctctccctctctttctctctctctctccctctctttctctctctctctctccctctctctctctttctctctctctctctctctctctctctctctctcactcactcactcactctctctctcattctctctctgtctctctgtctctctctctgtctctctctctctctctctctctctctctcttctctctctctctcctctctctctctctctctctctctctctctctctgtctctctctctctcttaatctctccttaCCTGACTTACAGATTCGAATTTACCATCAGACGTCTACTTTctacattccttcccttcctccttcaccatcagcaccacctcctcctcctcctcccctccccctcctccttccccttacttccctcctctaacacctcttcttcctctaccaccacctccacctccccctattcctccccctcctcctcctcttcctccccttctctgtccGTCCTTATCCCTGTCCGTCCTCTTCCCTGTCCGTCCTCTCGCTTTCGCCTTCCATCGCATTTATCAGCCCCGTTGCCACCTCCGAAGGCCCTGGGTCTTacctttcatctttatcttcatggCTCTGGCCTTATCGATCGGTTCTGCCGGCGAAGAGAAGCGTCTTGCTGctcatccttgtcattatgtaGCTTTGGCAATAACGCAGAgtacttttccgtttttttttctattgtatacagatgtgtatctatatgtgtatgtatgtacatgtgtgtgtgtgtgtgtgcgtgtgtgtgtgtgtgtgtgtgcgtgtgtgtgtgtgtgtgtgtgtgtgtgtgcgtgtgtgtgtgtgtgtgtgtgtgtgtgtgtgtgtgtgtttgtgtgtgtgtgtgtgtgtgtgcgtgtgtgtgtgtatatgtgtatgtgtatgtgtatgtgtgtgttccccttcattcctttattttcctcactgcatctgctctcctctttcactccccctccgCTGCAGGTGCCATATGACTTGGCAAACATCGACCGCGAAGCAACGGGTCTACAGCTGGCTTCGTTGGGTGTCGTCCTCACTGCGGTCTTCCTGCTTCTGGCCGTCATGTCCGGTCCGCTGTCCCTTCTGCTGGACTCCCTCGCCAACTCTGTTAGGGAGGTGAGTaggcggagagaggggaagggggagagggtggaggaaggcagggagagggttaggagggaagggagaaagagtgggaaggagagagagagagagagagagagagagagagagagagagagagagagagagagagagagagagagagagagagagagagagagagacggatggatgatgagaaggagggaggcagggagaaagagggtgaaaggagggcagagagagggagagagagggagagaaagagagagagagagagagagagaaagagagagaaagagagagaaagagagagagagagagagagagagagagagagagagagagagagagagagcgagagagagagagagagagaggggggggggaggggtatgcgagggggataaagggagggatggagggatggagagagagagaacgagcgagcaaaagcgagagagcgtgcgtgcgtgaggtCGGTGCAAATGTGCATGAGTATGTTAGCACTTACACAAATAAACGTAGGGAATACTTGCGCTAATATCTCACTCCTATACATTTTGTCTTAACTAACTTTTTCATGACGTTTACAAAGAATGCATTACTCGAAAGTCTATATATTGCCCAAACTGAACATACCgctatattgttgttttttttccgtaaGGTTTTCTTTATCTCGAAACGTTTTCTTTCTCCCATGACGTTTTCTTCCTCACGTAAAGTTTCTTTGGTAGTTTTTATTTACCCTTTCACGCTTTACGTTCCTTCTCATACTTTTACGTTCTGTAAAGGCGTCTTTGGTGCGCGTCAATAAAGTTGATACTGTATTAAAGTTTAATCTAaatcctcaatacttgcaccgaagatgcaagacacacctGCCAGACGTACGAATCAGTGTGATTATCTTAAATATGAAAAGGGCACGAGCCACAGAAATGAATATCAatcacattcatctgcgagatcgaaaatttatactcattcccgtaatactcaagaggatagtgccagtaatctatgaattattccgtataacccgtccctctaTTTGCACTATACcttgtaaggattgccccaagttttacacaGGCGAGACCGGTAGATCTTTCGAGAAAATAATTCATGAACATAAacatgatgttagatatgccagagaatcaaatgcgtgttttgtCCATTTACAatatgaaggtcaccagcttaactggtaAAGCGCTACATTcgttcataaatcagcaaattcgtatgaaagaaacATGTTAGAAActttattaattagaaaaaggtctaattttaacttgagtgctggtcaatggggcttggataaccctacctcctcgttagttagctaagccttccccagactcatcgaccttgaccctcctcccgggacctgattcagctcttgtctcactttcactatatattcttgtcaaaattctatccttgtatccattttggtttattattcgtctgaagaggaactcgtgaagagttggaaacgtcacgatttatttttatttcttactgtggatattttcctttttacatgAGAGAACTGGTATTTGTCCAATTATGATTGTCATTCACCCTTGACCATTTACATATTAACTGGTAATACTAATAGCGAGGTTTttgatgcagaaaaaaaaaaaaacgcatatgcAGTCATGTATACCATACCATTATGGTATACGGTAATGATCTCATATTGGGGTTTTCTGACAGCTCTTCCTGGTGGCAATTTTACAATTATATCAAAAGAGTACAAAGATGGCAAGTGTTGCTAGCagggtattcattttttttttttttttttttttttttatctacacatGAATTCGCCGTTAATAAACAAATCCAAGCTGAAATGTGAATATTACCGTTCAGTTATGTTATCATAATGCATATAAACTCTACAACGAAGATAATAAACATTACTACGAAGAAACGATTAAACTATAATGAATTATAACTATTGTTTACATTTTATGGTCATATATCGGAGTCTCCACAGAAACTTTGATGTTCAATTACtctgttgtatttatttatttctatactaAAATGATGCAGAGTGTAACCAGAGTTGGAAACCTAACActgagataatatataatattcccTCAGATCTACAACAGAGAAACACAATCCATATCCAAATGTTATCCAACAGCCATCACCTGAGGTTGGAAACATTTTTGAAAGCAAGGAATGTGGACAGAGATTATAGggccacacgtatatatatatatatatatatatatatatatatatatatatatatatatatatatatataaataaatatatatgtatgtatatatatttgatattggaTTCCATTTGCAAATTTTATGTGCATTGCATAAATGATTAAATGCCATAAGGTACTTCTAGCGATCGATGTATGTAAGAAAAATCTGGTCTACATCAGGCTTTGACCACTACTAGACCTACCAAATACAGTATTTACCTTGTCAAGGAATCGCTTGACTTAATGATTGTGGTTATTTGACTATGGCATATTTATGTGGGTAAAAAAGACTTGAATATCCGGCTAGTGACGTTCTTTTGGTCTACAGCTTGTAAAATCGCTGATGTGTGAATCAGAAAGTCTGTACTTTGGGTTTGAAACCGAAAAGTGAAGTTATTAAATgctttcctcctcattcccttaaAATATTGCATACGATGGGAATGCTTTCctaacctggaaataacattgccttttctgtttCTGTAAACTGGAATTCtatgtgggattttcttttcgtgtttcttttcagTGTTGAGAGCTATATCTGCAGCTTGAAGATCCCACaacttataacaatatatattgatgaattttcacatacacctttgacatgaaaatgtaagaatttgtttcgttattgcttattgtatatattactgacaactcaactccatcttttctatggagttgatgacgtcatTACGTATCAATGCATAATTGGTGAGATTAAGTAGCTCGATCTGTCCATGTGCCGGATTAAACTTAGCTCAATAGTAAAGCCTGGTCCAGACGTATATTAAAAGTTGATCCAGCAAGCTACTATTGAGCATTAAATTTTAATACGGAATTTACTTCTATGGCGCTTACAGAACACACTGTATGATAAATTACAGGCAGGACTACTGTTCCTCGAATTTCTTTCATTAGATTTATTTGCGATTAAAAAAGCCTGATTTATTCCATTGTGTGTTCACTCTTGCAGGCAACTAATTTCCCGCTTTTTTTCC
The Penaeus chinensis breed Huanghai No. 1 chromosome 15, ASM1920278v2, whole genome shotgun sequence DNA segment above includes these coding regions:
- the LOC125032667 gene encoding uncharacterized protein LOC125032667, producing the protein MVSQSDWIPQSLSQVDWRRYDGQEVKVALGRVLLGFKLNVGADVANPLRPPAPDRGYPTVRGILVVKVPYDLANIDREATGLQLASLGVVLTAVFLLLAVMSGPLSLLLDSLANSVRETQTVDEAFRQVSWSKLLKSLDLEEGWAALHTPANCREKVVCEVHRLLRRRLRTHSA